In Thalassotalea fonticola, a single genomic region encodes these proteins:
- a CDS encoding aminotransferase encodes MNTTSNNHFWKKDKEHFIHPYTDYATFKDEGSQVISKADGNYIYDSNGHKMLDGIAGLWCANIGHGRKDMADAIHQQITKMQYYNPFGHTTNEPAAELASKLAEISPGNLNHVFYTCGGSTANDIALRLVHYYNNLRGKPNKKKIISRNYGYHGSTYFAANLTGIHGTKDCFDQIAQDLVSHISAADMYRRPAGAENLTEQEYCNFLAAELENRIQQLGADNVAAFIAEPIMGAGGVLVAPEGYHRRCWEICKKHDVLFIADEVVTAFGRLGEWVASKEIFDYQPDILIVAKGINSGYVPLGAAILSSDIYDVISKPQSDGGVLSLGFTYSGHATACAAALKNFEIIEEENILENVRNLGPVLQDGAKELLTNPIVGDVRGKGFMLGIDLVSNKDTKEPLNVASRVFTKCMERGLVIRPIVNLIVISPPLTLTENDVQALLQIVNESIEEVYQEVSAEGLV; translated from the coding sequence ATGAATACAACTAGTAACAATCACTTTTGGAAAAAAGATAAAGAACACTTTATCCACCCATATACAGATTACGCAACATTCAAAGACGAAGGTAGCCAAGTAATTTCTAAAGCTGATGGTAACTATATCTATGATTCTAATGGCCATAAAATGCTCGATGGTATTGCTGGTCTTTGGTGTGCAAATATTGGTCATGGTCGAAAAGATATGGCTGATGCAATCCATCAACAAATCACCAAAATGCAATACTATAATCCTTTTGGTCATACTACCAATGAGCCAGCGGCGGAATTAGCAAGTAAGCTTGCTGAGATTTCACCAGGTAACCTTAACCATGTATTTTATACATGTGGAGGTTCTACAGCCAACGATATCGCTCTTAGATTAGTGCATTACTACAACAATTTAAGGGGCAAGCCGAATAAGAAAAAAATCATTTCCCGTAATTATGGTTATCATGGTTCAACTTATTTTGCCGCCAATTTAACTGGCATTCATGGCACTAAAGATTGCTTTGATCAAATTGCTCAAGATTTAGTTAGCCATATTTCAGCTGCTGATATGTACAGAAGACCAGCTGGTGCTGAAAACTTAACTGAACAAGAATATTGCAACTTTTTAGCGGCTGAATTAGAAAATAGAATTCAACAATTAGGTGCCGATAATGTAGCCGCGTTTATTGCTGAGCCTATAATGGGAGCTGGCGGAGTATTAGTTGCACCTGAAGGTTATCATCGTCGTTGTTGGGAGATTTGTAAAAAGCACGACGTACTGTTTATTGCTGATGAAGTAGTCACCGCATTTGGACGCTTAGGTGAATGGGTTGCGTCTAAAGAAATTTTTGATTACCAACCTGATATTTTAATTGTAGCTAAAGGCATAAACTCTGGCTATGTACCACTTGGTGCGGCAATTTTATCTAGCGACATTTATGACGTTATCAGTAAACCGCAAAGTGATGGTGGCGTGCTTTCTTTAGGATTCACCTATTCTGGTCATGCAACCGCGTGTGCGGCGGCATTAAAAAACTTTGAAATTATTGAAGAAGAAAATATTTTAGAAAATGTTCGCAACCTTGGCCCTGTTTTGCAAGATGGCGCAAAAGAATTATTAACAAATCCAATTGTTGGTGATGTCCGCGGCAAAGGCTTTATGCTTGGCATTGATCTGGTTAGCAATAAAGACACTAAAGAACCATTAAATGTTGCCAGCAGAGTGTTCACTAAGTGTATGGAGCGTGGTTTAGTCATTCGCCCAATAGTTAACCTTATAGTAATTTCACCACCATTAACCCTTACAGAAAACGATGTGCAAGCTCTACTACAAATAGTGAATGAGAGTATCGAA